Proteins co-encoded in one Corylus avellana chromosome ca9, CavTom2PMs-1.0 genomic window:
- the LOC132162322 gene encoding uncharacterized protein LOC132162322: MDSQEQGNTSYIDLLSQNYNESMGSSYPNVQMYEPQVEIGSNVKKPRRGNFSIEEDIQLMESWINTNTDPVHGNEQSKKTYWNRICENYDARIARAKELHRKLHKTPFAFEHCWDKLKKCPKWSSSNDKARKRSFDKTSSSSTQALVELGEDNTSTSNFVDLERPLGRKAAKEKLNNQKKKDSVDHFVVGLLTQMNEKAMITAERKLQLIERTSAREDERIQLEEEKIRLEQSKFRVEEDKIMLTDTSDLSEFQRAYIRIRQMEILESRRMK, translated from the exons ATGGATTCTCAAGAGCAAGGAAATACATCTTACATCGATCTTTTAAGTCAGAATTATAATGAATCGATGGGTTCTTCTTATCCAAATGTTCAAATGTATGAACCACAAGTTGAGATTGGATCCAATGTTAAGAAACCACGACGTGGGAACTTTAGTATTGAAGAAGATATTCAACTTATGGAATCGTGGATAAATACTAATACGGATCCAGTGCATGGAAATGAGCAATCAAAGAAGACATATTGGAATAGAATTTGTGAGAACTACGATGCCAGA ATTGCTCGTGCGAAAGAGCTTCATCGAAAACTACATAAAACTCCATTTGCTTTTGAACATTGTTGGGATAAATTGAAGAAATGTCCAAAATGGAGTAGTAGCAATGACAAAGCAAGAAAAAGATCATTTGATAAAACATCCTCGTCTTCTACTCAAGCTCTAGTAGAATTAGGGGAAGATAATACATCCACTAGTAACTTTGTAGATTTGGAGAGACCCTTAGGTAGGAAAGCCgcaaaagagaaattaaataatcaaaagaaaaaagatagtGTTGATCATTTTGTAGTGGGGTTACTAACTCAGATGAACGAAAAAGCTATGATAACGGCTGAGAGGAAACTGCAACTTATAGAAAGAACAAGTGCTCGAGAGGATGAGAGGATTCaacttgaagaagaaaagattcGGCTTGAGCAAAGTAAGTTTCGAGTTGAGGAGGACAAAATTATGCTCACGGATACAAGTGACTTGTCTGAATTCCAAAGGGCGTATATTCGTATCCGACAAATGGAAATCCTTGAAAGTCGAAGGATGAAGTAA
- the LOC132162000 gene encoding cation/calcium exchanger 1 — protein sequence MAIFNSIIKSKKLSLFLNISFLFLLSLFLKIHLFSSTNIISHHPRLLSDITTNGCTGLQKYDDVKYKCFYVKTHLSCRPKGYIDYLQIFYCNFGDFPLLGHVVLFLCLAVLFYLLGNTAANYFCSSLESLSKILKLSPTIAGVTLLSLGNGAPDVFASIVSFTRSGNGAVGLNSVLGGAFFVSSIVVGLLSIFISPQQISVDKPSFIRDVIFFLFSLFSLVLIISIGKISLWGAVCFTSIYLIYVCVVSSAHFFSRNEEIVQHSDADHENISDQIAIPLLAYVDDEKPMEKITSLEDHQQEQIPIFLKNLGKILHVLELPLYLPRRLTIPVVSEEGWCKPYAVISVTLAPLLMAALSNTQRENVGTRTSLAIYMTAGLIGIVLGNLAYVTTKKSTPPNKCLLPWLAGGFLMSVTWTYIIAEELVSLLVSLGHIIGINPSVLGLTVLAWGNSLGDLIANIAMALNGGADGTQIAVSGCYAGPMFNVLMGLGLSFVCSSWSEYPSSFEIPADPSLYETIGFLMAGLLWALVVLPKRNMRLDRFLGAGLLTIYICFLFLRVARALGLLQLHGSSFQSLKGE from the coding sequence ATGGCAATTTTCAATTCCATAATTAAATCCAAGAAACTCTCTCTTTTCCTCAACATAtccttcctcttcctcctctctctctttctcaaaatCCATCTCTTTTCCTCAACAAACATCATCTCCCACCATCCTCGGCTTCTCAGTGATATCACCACAAATGGCTGCACCGGCCTCCAAAAGTATGATGATGTTAAGTACAAGTGCTTCTATGTGAAAACACATCTCAGCTGTAGGCCAAAAGGGTACATAGATTATCTCCAAATCTTTTACTGCAATTTTGGTGATTTTCCTCTTCTGGGTCATGTTGTGCTTTTTCTATGCCTTGCTGTTTTGTTCTATCTGTTGGGAAATACAGCTGCAAACTACTTCTGTTCTTCTTTGGAAAGCTTGTCAAAGATCCTGAAGCTCTCTCCCACCATAGCAGGAGTCACCCTTCTTTCTCTAGGAAATGGTGCCCCTGATGTGTTTGCTTCTATTGTCTCCTTCACAAGATCAGGCAATGGGGCTGTCGGCCTCAATAGTGTCTTGGGGGGTGCCTTTTTTGTGTCTAGTATTGTTGTCGGGCTTCTAAGTATTTTCATTAGCCCTCAACAGATTTCAGTCGACAAGCCTAGCTTTATTAGAGATgtcatcttcttcctcttctctcttttttctcttgtcTTGATAATATCTATAGGAAAAATCAGCTTGTGGGGTGCCGTTTGTTTTACTTCTATCTACTTGATTTATGTTTGTGTTGTATCCTCCGCACATTTCTTCAGTAGAAATGAAGAGATTGTGCAGCATAGTGATGCTGATCATGAAAACATCAGTGATCAGATTGCCATACCATTACTAGCTTACGTTGATGATGAGAAACCAATGGAGAAAATTACCAGCCTTGAAGATCATCAGCAAGAACAAATTCCAATCTTTCTGAAAAATTTGGGGAAGATTTTACATGTATTGGAGCTGCCTCTTTACTTGCCTAGAAGATTGACAATTCCTGTTGTTAGTGAGGAGGGATGGTGTAAGCCATATGCAGTAATTTCTGTAACTTTGGCACCGCTTCTGATGGCGGCCCTTTCAAACACACAGAGGGAAAACGTGGGCACGAGGACCAGCCTGGCGATATACATGACAGCAGGGTTGATAGGGATAGTTTTGGGGAATCTTGCTTACGTGACCACCAAGAAATCTACCCCACCAAACAAATGCTTGCTCCCATGGCTGGCAGGAGGGTTTTTGATGAGTGTCACATGGACATATATAATTGCAGAGGAATTGGTTTCTTTATTGGTTTCTCTTGGGCATATAATTGGGATAAATCCCTCTGTTCTTGGCCTTACTGTTCTTGCTTGGGGCAATTCTCTTGGAGATTTGATAGCAAATATTGCCATGGCACTCAATGGTGGGGCAGATGGGACTCAGATAGCTGTATCTGGATGCTATGCTGGTCCCATGTTCAATGTTTTGATGGGTTTGGGGTTGTCGTTTGTTTGCTCATCATGGTCTGAATATCCATCTTCTTTTGAGATTCCTGCAGACCCTTCACTGTATGAGACTATAGGGTTTCTGATGGCAGGCTTGCTTTGGGCTCTTGTGGTATTGCCAAAGAGGAATATGAGGCTTGATAGGTTTCTTGGAGCTGGGCTTCTCACCATCTACATCTGCTTTCTGTTCCTGAGGGTAGCCAGGGCTCTTGGTCTTCTCCAACTTCATGGGAGCTCCTTCCAAAGTCTAAAAGGTGAGTAA
- the LOC132162321 gene encoding uncharacterized protein LOC132162321, whose product MAVDPVKKMLLEDSDSNNELELLTTIVWACKHFNREGGSILRRGSVLGRTFIYRDSLQGHQRLFLYYFADSPVYPPKVFRRRFRIHRPLFLHILSAVEDYDTYFIQTRYCAGTQGLSCLQEMTTAFRMLAYGVPADYVDEYVRIGEATAIESLERFVRAVVSIYSNNYLRSPNVDDVARLLEVGERRGFPGKGPAPPTNYSINGHNYTIGYYLADSICPQRSTFVKTTSCPQGKKAKQFAAAQESIRKDVERAFGVLQARFAIIRGPARGWSPETLKYIMKACIIMHNMIIENERNTDDAFDFEYEQANETPLVQVSHEHTPGFVEFIQRHLSIRDHQIHS is encoded by the exons ATGGCTGTCGATCCTGTAAAAAAAATGCTCCTTGAAGACTCGGACTCTAATAATGAGTTGGAACTACTTACTACAATTGTTTGGGCATGTAAACATTTCAATAGAGAGGGAGGATCCATTTTACGTCGTGGTTCTGTTCTAGGACGTACCTTCATTTATCGTGATTCACTGCAAGGCCACCAAAGGctttttctatattattttgCTGATTCACCAGTATATCCTCCAAAAGTATTTAGAAGAAGGTTTCGGATTCATCgtcctctttttcttcatattctCTCTGCGGTAGAAGATTATGATACATACTTTATCCAAACAAGATATTGTGCTGGAACTCAAGGTTTATCTTGTCTTCAAGAGATGACCACCGCATTTAGAATGCTCGCTTATGGAGTACCAGCTGACTATGTGGATGAGTACGTGCGGATTGGAGAAGCCACCGCAATTGAATCTCTAGAAAGATTTGTTAGAGCGGTGGTTTCAATTTATTCCAACAATTATTTAAGGTCTCCAAATGTCGATGATGTTGCTAGATTGTTAGAAGTTGGCGAAAGACgtggttttccaggaa AAGGGCCTGCTCCTCCAACTAATTACTCAATCAATGGTCATAACTACACAATAGGATACTATCTTGCTGATAGTATATGTCCGCAGCGGTCGACATTTGTAAAGACAACTTCTTGTCCCCAAGGGAAAAAGGCCAAACAATTTGCTGCTGCTCAAGAGTCAATAAGAAAGGACGTGGAACGTGCATTTGGAGTGCTTCAAGCACGATTCGCAATCATTCGTGGACCTGCACGTGGTTGGAGCCCTGAAACGCTCAAATACATAATGAAAGCGTGCATAAtaatgcataacatgatcattGAAAACGAGCGAAATACTGATGATGCTTTTGACTTTGAATATGAACAAGCCAATGAAACTCCTCTTGTACAAGTTTCTCATGAGCATACCCCTGGATTTGTTGAGTTCATTCAAAGGCATTTGAGCATTAGAGACCATCAAATTCATTCTTAG